In a genomic window of Vibrio gigantis:
- a CDS encoding sodium/glutamate symporter, giving the protein MSSLFFPYVGAFFWVGVLLSFAAFLRSRVTFFQKNLIPSALIGGVIGFVLMNFGLIGMPTQEGWKEIPTSAFGVLVSHLFVFGFIGIGLIQQDEPEADKANSSWVRSGALWLALIYCLIYAIQGITGRTVFELYSYLTSGEIFTGYGYLVSVGFSQNPGAAQAIGGIWENEYGVQSASTVGLAFGAAGFLFAVLIGIPFANQAIKKGWLSEKHLSSMPKPLLTGIMGKGNSEPCAQSTTHSANIDTFAFHFAVMFVLYGAGYVFALAWATFSWPESIEKVRGLGFGMLYVWGMLAGVITRKTLRKVKSCHVLDNSTTRRITGTTVDFMICAVFLAIGINDIQQIIVPFLTTTICASVVSFFVIVWFARRMPKYGFERGLAAFGCYTGTVASGLLLLRIVDPEFKSPAAFELAIMNIFILPIVQIIYINLPFVPSSNSIMLPVLTVYVVTMIASLFLLGFVKKRAW; this is encoded by the coding sequence ATGTCATCATTATTTTTTCCATACGTAGGAGCCTTTTTTTGGGTCGGTGTATTGCTGTCTTTTGCAGCTTTCCTACGCTCAAGAGTTACCTTCTTTCAAAAGAATCTGATTCCTTCAGCTCTGATTGGTGGTGTGATTGGCTTTGTTCTTATGAACTTCGGTTTAATAGGTATGCCAACTCAAGAAGGCTGGAAAGAGATACCAACGAGCGCGTTTGGTGTGTTGGTTTCTCATTTGTTCGTGTTTGGTTTTATCGGTATTGGTTTAATCCAACAAGATGAACCTGAAGCTGACAAAGCTAACTCTAGCTGGGTAAGAAGTGGGGCACTTTGGCTTGCTCTGATTTACTGCCTTATCTACGCGATACAAGGGATCACTGGGCGTACTGTTTTTGAACTTTATTCGTACCTTACCTCGGGCGAAATCTTTACTGGTTACGGCTACCTAGTAAGCGTTGGGTTTTCACAAAACCCTGGGGCAGCTCAAGCTATTGGAGGTATTTGGGAAAATGAATACGGGGTACAAAGCGCAAGTACAGTTGGGTTAGCCTTTGGTGCCGCGGGTTTTCTGTTTGCTGTACTCATCGGTATTCCATTTGCCAATCAAGCGATTAAGAAAGGCTGGTTATCTGAAAAGCATTTATCCAGTATGCCGAAGCCGTTATTAACCGGCATCATGGGTAAAGGTAACTCTGAGCCTTGTGCACAATCTACGACTCATAGCGCGAATATCGACACTTTTGCTTTCCATTTTGCTGTGATGTTTGTGCTGTACGGTGCGGGTTATGTTTTCGCTTTGGCATGGGCGACATTCAGTTGGCCTGAATCAATTGAGAAGGTTAGAGGCCTTGGTTTCGGTATGCTTTATGTTTGGGGCATGTTAGCTGGCGTTATCACGCGAAAAACATTAAGAAAGGTCAAATCGTGTCATGTGTTAGATAACTCTACGACGCGCCGCATAACGGGTACAACCGTTGATTTCATGATTTGTGCAGTGTTCTTAGCGATTGGTATCAACGATATCCAGCAGATCATTGTCCCATTCTTAACGACGACGATTTGTGCTTCAGTGGTCAGTTTCTTCGTAATTGTGTGGTTTGCTCGTCGTATGCCTAAATACGGGTTCGAACGTGGCTTAGCGGCATTTGGTTGTTATACCGGTACAGTTGCTTCAGGTTTATTACTGCTGCGTATTGTTGATCCTGAGTTCAAATCACCTGCAGCGTTTGAGTTGGCAATCATGAACATATTTATTTTGCCAATTGTGCAGATTATTTACATTAACCTGCCATTTGTTCCATCAAGTAACTCGATCATGTTGCCTGTATTGACGGTCTATGTAGTGACGATGATTGCGTCTTTGTTCCTACTTGGTTTTGTTAAAAAGCGAGCTTGGTAG
- a CDS encoding DUF1254 domain-containing protein, which produces MMKKSIIATLLITLGCSSFALAEPKYSAQVPESIITPNKVESAYLGELNYTDGAPTEETHTKVQDFVQVSNAVRVFLSGIPVASIQGLLLGHESIGMKPNQTIAISEDNLDANSLWLTANTTTPYITSEIDVKNGPVVLEIPTPVLGLLDNAAFKYVDRIGVTHPDNIAKSGKYFIRHSSWEGEVPEGYIEIVSEGYQHWLLLRLVSSPDEMQESIATLKKTTKLYPYGAKDNTEFMNISGVDYNTIHAMDATFYDEVNALIQYEPTAIFDAEWLSLTKDIGIEKGQEFAPNKRMQQILSEAAKIATAEARSTYFHPKEEMFRYEDRQWFTPLVSGHEFKDANGVIDSDMRATFHFMATGITPDMVTKTVGKGSDYLLATRDANQEVLDGSQHYTVTLPPNAPVEKFWSFMIYDNQTRSMLETDQKSAGIDGLSEDIRKNSDGSITIHFAPDAPKGMENNWVQTTEGKGFNIIFRMYSPTEKWFDNSWKPGDFIKVNE; this is translated from the coding sequence ATGATGAAAAAATCCATTATTGCTACGTTACTGATTACTTTAGGTTGTTCATCTTTTGCACTCGCTGAGCCTAAATATAGTGCCCAAGTACCAGAGAGTATTATCACCCCAAATAAGGTTGAGTCAGCCTATCTAGGAGAGCTGAACTATACCGATGGCGCACCTACTGAAGAAACGCACACTAAGGTGCAAGACTTTGTTCAAGTCTCCAATGCGGTTCGTGTGTTTCTGTCCGGTATTCCTGTTGCTTCGATACAAGGACTGCTACTGGGGCACGAAAGTATTGGCATGAAGCCGAACCAAACCATTGCGATTTCTGAAGACAACTTAGACGCCAATAGCTTGTGGTTAACCGCGAATACAACCACACCGTATATCACTTCTGAAATTGATGTGAAAAATGGCCCGGTTGTTCTGGAAATCCCCACTCCAGTACTTGGTTTACTCGACAATGCCGCGTTTAAATATGTAGACCGAATTGGTGTTACCCACCCAGACAATATCGCAAAGTCAGGCAAGTACTTTATCCGCCATTCCTCATGGGAAGGTGAAGTGCCAGAGGGATACATTGAAATCGTCAGTGAAGGTTATCAGCACTGGTTGTTATTGCGTCTTGTAAGCTCGCCAGATGAAATGCAAGAGAGTATTGCGACGCTGAAAAAGACCACTAAGCTTTACCCGTATGGAGCGAAAGACAACACAGAGTTCATGAATATTTCAGGTGTCGACTACAACACTATTCATGCAATGGATGCGACATTTTACGATGAGGTGAATGCACTCATTCAATACGAACCTACGGCTATTTTTGATGCTGAATGGTTGTCGTTAACCAAAGATATCGGAATCGAAAAAGGGCAGGAATTTGCTCCCAATAAGCGCATGCAGCAAATCCTGTCGGAAGCGGCAAAAATAGCAACGGCTGAAGCGCGCTCTACTTATTTTCATCCTAAGGAAGAGATGTTTCGCTACGAAGATAGACAATGGTTTACTCCGTTAGTCTCAGGGCATGAATTTAAAGACGCAAATGGGGTTATTGACTCTGATATGCGAGCAACATTTCACTTCATGGCAACGGGAATTACCCCTGATATGGTGACGAAAACCGTCGGCAAAGGTTCGGATTACTTATTGGCAACGCGTGATGCCAATCAGGAAGTGCTAGATGGTAGCCAGCACTACACGGTAACACTGCCGCCGAATGCGCCTGTAGAGAAGTTCTGGTCATTTATGATCTACGATAACCAGACGCGTTCCATGTTAGAAACCGACCAAAAATCTGCGGGTATAGATGGTTTGAGTGAAGACATTAGGAAAAACAGTGATGGTTCTATCACCATACACTTTGCACCTGATGCGCCAAAAGGAATGGAAAACAACTGGGTGCAAACGACGGAAGGGAAAGGTTTTAATATCATCTTCCGTATGTATTCACCGACAGAAAAATGGTTTGATAATTCATGGAAGCCAGGTGACTTTATTAAAGTAAACGAGTAA
- a CDS encoding helix-turn-helix domain-containing protein gives MTICINLDIMMAKRKMRLKTLAKEVGITEANLSVLKNGKAKAVRLSTLDKLCEVLECQPGDILEFEANVHQESATAE, from the coding sequence ATGACTATCTGCATTAATTTAGACATTATGATGGCCAAGCGGAAAATGCGATTGAAGACATTGGCAAAAGAAGTAGGGATTACAGAAGCCAACTTGTCGGTGTTAAAGAATGGCAAGGCCAAAGCGGTAAGGCTATCTACACTAGACAAGTTGTGTGAAGTGTTAGAGTGCCAACCGGGTGACATATTGGAATTTGAAGCGAACGTTCACCAAGAGAGCGCTACTGCTGAATAG
- a CDS encoding LysR family transcriptional regulator: MQKDISYQLNRVDLNLLVAFDTLLRERNVTNAAKVLFVSQSAMSRSLKRLRETFDDPLFIRTSTGLTPTSKSLELGQELQHILPQLGALFQRSQFDPRECNDTFSISLPTFLGSTILPNLALGLFEEAPDVNLIEMAAKSNPYDLLDKGKLDFAIHYSSSLDQKYQATKIGTIYPKLFVRKDHPLVGKDTTLDEIMRYPIVAMNVEEDHKQAFNTPLQQVLLQLESDKRPKLRSTQTHVLMEIASRSDAVIFGMNALNALPGFDSQFVDIYDFVASKQYHVDLYLLQHQRTFTSASHQWIASKFSELLKSIL, encoded by the coding sequence ATGCAAAAAGATATTTCATATCAATTGAATCGAGTCGACCTGAATTTGCTGGTGGCCTTTGACACATTACTTAGAGAACGCAATGTAACCAATGCTGCAAAGGTGTTATTTGTCTCGCAGTCGGCGATGAGTCGCAGCTTAAAACGGTTGAGAGAAACCTTCGATGATCCCCTTTTTATCCGAACCTCTACTGGCCTGACACCGACATCAAAGTCGCTAGAGTTAGGTCAAGAGCTGCAACACATTCTTCCGCAGTTGGGTGCGTTGTTTCAACGTAGTCAATTTGATCCTCGAGAATGTAATGATACGTTTTCGATCTCTTTGCCTACCTTTCTAGGAAGTACCATTCTTCCCAATCTAGCCTTAGGGTTATTTGAAGAAGCTCCTGACGTCAACTTGATAGAAATGGCCGCGAAAAGTAACCCTTACGACTTACTCGACAAAGGGAAGTTAGACTTTGCTATTCATTATTCAAGCTCGCTAGATCAAAAATACCAAGCGACAAAAATAGGAACAATCTATCCCAAACTGTTTGTTCGTAAAGACCACCCGCTGGTTGGAAAAGACACTACGTTAGACGAAATCATGCGATACCCTATAGTCGCTATGAACGTAGAAGAAGACCACAAGCAAGCATTCAACACGCCTCTTCAACAAGTTCTATTACAGTTGGAAAGTGACAAACGCCCAAAACTTCGAAGCACCCAAACTCATGTGTTGATGGAGATCGCGTCTCGTTCAGATGCGGTGATCTTTGGTATGAATGCGTTGAATGCACTGCCGGGTTTCGATAGCCAGTTTGTCGATATTTACGATTTTGTAGCCAGTAAGCAATATCACGTCGACCTATATTTACTGCAACATCAGCGTACATTTACATCAGCTTCGCATCAGTGGATAGCGTCGAAGTTCAGTGAGTTATTGAAGAGCATACTTTAA
- a CDS encoding CLCA_X family protein has translation MKLTHFKYKTRKGPDYRHGDQASFMDIKQTFGMGSIRVGAWVTKEEKDLAANLIFDSLADLAYILALPPEAIGLRGTLGLAFGSGGRKGVQAHYAPNQRELALAKNAGAGALAHEFWHAFDHYIAEKAFEIGDTSGPRKHILFASDCWLHDRKVRPHPLNESLMSLFDATLLSENNLDKHDYVARSVIADKATSARYFSLPTEMMARAFESAIESCSDIENSYLVDGTTKPDMFPLYPDLAHRKEIYNAIQGYFAPLGRSLSK, from the coding sequence TTGAAGTTAACTCACTTTAAATACAAAACCCGCAAAGGCCCAGACTACCGACACGGCGATCAGGCGTCTTTCATGGACATTAAACAGACCTTCGGTATGGGCAGCATTCGTGTGGGCGCTTGGGTAACCAAAGAAGAGAAGGACTTAGCTGCGAACTTGATATTCGATTCATTAGCAGACCTGGCTTATATTTTGGCTCTGCCACCTGAAGCGATAGGCTTGCGTGGCACACTTGGGCTGGCATTTGGCAGTGGCGGAAGAAAAGGCGTGCAAGCGCATTACGCGCCCAACCAGCGTGAATTAGCTCTAGCTAAAAACGCAGGTGCCGGTGCGCTCGCCCACGAGTTTTGGCATGCATTTGACCACTACATCGCTGAAAAGGCGTTTGAGATTGGCGATACCTCAGGGCCTCGTAAACACATCTTGTTTGCCAGCGATTGTTGGCTACACGATAGAAAGGTGCGACCTCATCCATTAAACGAGAGTCTGATGTCGCTGTTCGATGCCACGCTACTCAGCGAGAATAACTTGGATAAACACGATTACGTTGCCCGAAGTGTCATAGCCGACAAAGCGACGTCTGCTCGTTACTTCTCGTTACCAACAGAGATGATGGCGCGCGCTTTTGAGTCTGCGATTGAATCCTGCTCAGATATCGAAAACTCGTACCTAGTCGATGGCACAACAAAACCTGATATGTTCCCTCTCTATCCAGACCTCGCGCATAGAAAGGAAATCTACAACGCGATACAAGGCTATTTTGCACCGTTGGGGCGATCTTTAAGTAAGTAG
- a CDS encoding DUF2975 domain-containing protein: MSNIQKQSRRVRMLLQCLFALVPIMVCYFWLAVQTPYDFLTNMGIVQFSYEIESLTTLPLTLTTRVIAMFTSLAVWSIVLYALMVLIRLFRNYERGEIFSLENAMSYQKLGYCLFYWVFGSVIYGAAMSVVLSFNNPPGERILAISFVGMDFLTLILGMIILIISWVMKEGYILADEHSHTI, translated from the coding sequence ATGTCTAACATTCAAAAACAAAGCCGACGTGTTCGCATGCTACTGCAATGTCTTTTTGCACTTGTACCAATCATGGTGTGTTACTTTTGGCTAGCCGTTCAAACTCCCTATGACTTCCTTACTAATATGGGTATTGTTCAGTTTTCTTACGAAATTGAATCTCTTACGACATTGCCATTAACTTTGACCACAAGAGTCATTGCGATGTTCACAAGTTTGGCCGTGTGGAGCATTGTTTTGTATGCGTTAATGGTTCTGATACGTTTATTCCGGAATTATGAACGCGGAGAAATCTTCTCACTAGAAAATGCAATGTCTTATCAGAAGCTTGGTTACTGCTTGTTTTACTGGGTATTTGGGTCGGTGATCTACGGTGCAGCGATGTCTGTAGTATTGTCGTTCAATAATCCTCCTGGCGAACGAATATTGGCAATTAGTTTTGTCGGCATGGATTTTTTAACCCTGATATTGGGTATGATTATCTTGATCATCTCATGGGTGATGAAAGAGGGTTATATTTTGGCCGACGAACACAGCCACACGATTTAA
- a CDS encoding DUF1214 domain-containing protein, with product MKKLLLASLLTISTLPVYSQSFDDTDDILNRASQIENLEYKMMVQRATQTAIHYMPAVTQIDFLKATRRDLNGDFNDVVYVNEPFGSEKGFLTANDTTAYAWATTTSKNGPVVIEVPAATDKVNYFGSIVNQWEVPITDVGYKGADEGKGGKYLFLPPGYENELGTKQALESQGYLVFETDTYLYGFSFRPSLTNGATDLDAGNYAKKIKIYNLAEAKNPPKTDYLDATDVAYDSLPYYNETFFQDINDVIQENPVRTQDKAMVSLLKDLGIEKGKKFDPSEEQKKAIREGVLMAYAHMQSKFVEPDQTVSALWKDENGKPLSQWSFWNFGPQAQLGFPFVDENEVLVDKRAASYFYVTYLPKQLGGSTFYLTGLRDSKGEMLDGKATYKLNVPADTPVEDFWSAIVYNMETKNFVKGVDRVGLSSRNADTMKKNPDGSYDLYFGPEAPKGQENNWVPTGGEDYFLLFRLYRPTSKTFFKNWMLEDMEKISD from the coding sequence ATGAAAAAACTTCTACTCGCTTCGCTACTCACTATCAGTACATTGCCGGTCTACTCTCAATCATTTGATGATACTGATGACATCCTTAACCGCGCATCGCAGATCGAAAACCTCGAATACAAAATGATGGTACAACGTGCCACGCAAACCGCTATTCATTACATGCCAGCAGTCACCCAGATTGATTTTTTGAAAGCGACTCGTCGTGACTTGAATGGTGATTTCAATGACGTGGTTTACGTTAACGAACCTTTTGGCTCAGAAAAAGGCTTCCTCACGGCTAACGACACCACGGCTTATGCTTGGGCAACCACAACCTCTAAAAATGGCCCTGTTGTTATTGAAGTTCCGGCTGCAACAGACAAGGTGAATTACTTTGGCTCGATTGTGAACCAATGGGAGGTGCCGATTACAGATGTGGGGTACAAAGGTGCTGATGAAGGTAAGGGAGGAAAGTATCTATTCTTACCACCAGGTTACGAGAATGAACTTGGTACTAAGCAAGCGTTAGAAAGCCAAGGTTATTTGGTGTTTGAAACCGACACGTATTTGTATGGCTTTTCGTTCAGACCGTCGTTGACCAATGGAGCAACAGATTTAGATGCGGGTAATTACGCGAAGAAAATCAAAATCTACAATCTTGCTGAGGCCAAAAATCCACCAAAGACAGACTACTTAGACGCAACGGATGTCGCGTATGACAGCCTTCCGTATTACAACGAGACGTTCTTCCAAGATATTAATGATGTCATTCAAGAGAATCCTGTTAGAACACAAGATAAGGCGATGGTTTCGTTACTCAAAGATCTTGGTATCGAGAAAGGCAAAAAATTCGACCCGTCAGAAGAGCAGAAAAAAGCGATTCGTGAGGGAGTACTGATGGCGTATGCGCACATGCAGTCGAAATTCGTAGAGCCTGATCAAACGGTTAGCGCGCTATGGAAAGATGAAAATGGCAAACCACTTTCACAATGGTCCTTCTGGAACTTTGGCCCTCAGGCTCAGCTTGGCTTCCCATTTGTGGATGAAAATGAGGTGTTAGTCGATAAGCGTGCAGCGTCGTACTTTTATGTGACTTATTTACCGAAACAACTGGGTGGTTCAACCTTCTACCTAACGGGGCTGCGTGATTCAAAAGGTGAAATGTTAGATGGAAAAGCGACGTATAAGCTCAACGTGCCAGCCGATACGCCAGTTGAAGATTTCTGGTCTGCCATTGTTTACAACATGGAAACCAAGAACTTTGTTAAAGGTGTCGACCGAGTAGGACTATCTTCTCGAAACGCTGACACGATGAAAAAGAACCCAGACGGCTCTTACGACCTGTACTTCGGCCCAGAAGCACCAAAAGGGCAAGAGAATAACTGGGTGCCTACGGGCGGAGAAGATTACTTCTTGTTATTCCGACTTTACCGACCAACCTCGAAAACGTTCTTTAAGAACTGGATGCTAGAAGACATGGAGAAAATCAGTGACTAG
- a CDS encoding DUF4144 domain-containing protein yields MISWPSLVKLDGDDELIYVASDSDFQAECSDMILGKDDYLIDSEGNSYSLQSSSDQLNLAKRPEQYSLESVTKLIRNHEFQKAEVCLMKIHFPTIAEAIQSLAFEPR; encoded by the coding sequence ATGATCAGTTGGCCATCTTTAGTAAAACTCGACGGCGATGATGAACTGATTTACGTCGCATCAGACAGTGACTTTCAGGCAGAATGCTCAGACATGATCTTGGGCAAAGATGATTACCTCATTGATTCTGAAGGTAACAGCTATTCACTTCAATCCAGCTCAGACCAACTGAACCTAGCGAAACGACCTGAGCAATATTCGCTTGAAAGCGTAACTAAACTGATTCGCAATCATGAGTTCCAGAAAGCCGAAGTGTGCCTAATGAAAATTCACTTCCCAACTATTGCAGAAGCGATTCAGTCTTTGGCTTTTGAGCCACGTTAA
- a CDS encoding AGE family epimerase/isomerase — MLRASIALLSVTSFAVSANIALPTGEDWINHASEGLAPYWLMPSAQGEPIGNFPTFRCDDGTLLDVTNVCPELDRGWITPHFGKEFTRMKSRQTYAYGVLYHLTGDKQALALTKKGAYYLVEHLKDEQNGGFISFTKDGKAGLEWQQRTSQDQAYALVGLAMYYYLTQDKKVEQALIAQQAFIFDKYRLSDNSGLAWVLADGEDGSAKQRELVAQLDQINGYMLLIAPLLSEPTKSKWLDDLDWLTQAMIDHYHSQDEQRFYGAIHSKAAMMPNANHNDFGHTIKAYWMTYLTGQTLDNSEWKEFGMKGMKHTLAQAQYQKDFTDVSQYFGGKLQKAWQGREITGWQSRPNTNWASSWEWAELDQAAMTVSLVDGSMKEVLQYTLPTFHDVWVDHKYGGVGLEPKRTKAFHWGNGYHQFEHALIGYLYAQQVEGQPAVLHYARPTNSTMPMAPYYYQGDLVKLEKLEGGMQKVSFNNIRP; from the coding sequence ATGTTACGAGCCTCTATCGCATTACTCAGTGTCACGAGCTTCGCTGTATCGGCCAATATTGCCCTTCCTACTGGAGAAGACTGGATTAATCATGCTAGCGAAGGATTAGCACCTTACTGGTTGATGCCGAGTGCTCAAGGAGAGCCGATAGGCAACTTCCCGACTTTTCGCTGTGATGATGGGACATTACTTGATGTGACCAATGTTTGTCCTGAGTTAGACCGAGGCTGGATCACGCCGCACTTTGGCAAAGAGTTCACACGAATGAAGTCACGCCAAACCTATGCCTATGGCGTGCTCTACCACCTAACCGGAGACAAACAGGCATTAGCGCTTACCAAGAAAGGAGCGTACTACCTCGTTGAACACTTAAAAGATGAGCAAAATGGTGGCTTCATAAGCTTCACCAAAGACGGTAAAGCGGGACTTGAGTGGCAACAACGAACTTCTCAAGATCAAGCTTATGCATTAGTTGGATTGGCGATGTACTACTACCTGACCCAAGACAAAAAAGTTGAGCAAGCGCTCATTGCCCAACAAGCTTTTATCTTCGACAAATATCGACTTAGCGATAACAGCGGCCTTGCTTGGGTTCTTGCTGATGGTGAAGATGGCAGTGCCAAGCAACGTGAGCTGGTCGCGCAACTTGATCAAATTAACGGCTATATGTTGTTGATTGCGCCACTCCTGTCAGAGCCGACAAAATCAAAATGGCTTGATGATTTGGATTGGCTGACGCAAGCCATGATTGACCACTATCACTCTCAAGATGAACAACGCTTCTACGGTGCCATTCACAGCAAAGCAGCCATGATGCCAAACGCCAATCACAATGATTTTGGGCACACGATCAAAGCGTATTGGATGACTTACCTTACCGGACAAACACTGGATAACTCCGAATGGAAAGAGTTCGGTATGAAAGGGATGAAGCACACTTTAGCCCAAGCGCAGTACCAGAAAGACTTCACCGATGTATCCCAATACTTTGGCGGCAAACTTCAGAAGGCATGGCAAGGACGAGAGATTACTGGCTGGCAAAGCAGACCAAACACAAATTGGGCTTCCTCATGGGAGTGGGCTGAGCTCGACCAAGCTGCAATGACGGTATCGCTAGTCGATGGTTCAATGAAAGAAGTCCTGCAATACACGCTGCCGACGTTTCATGATGTGTGGGTCGACCACAAGTACGGCGGCGTAGGGCTTGAACCCAAACGCACCAAGGCTTTCCATTGGGGAAACGGCTACCATCAGTTTGAGCACGCGTTGATTGGTTATTTGTACGCGCAGCAAGTTGAAGGGCAACCCGCGGTATTGCACTACGCAAGGCCAACCAACAGCACAATGCCAATGGCACCGTATTACTATCAAGGAGATTTGGTTAAGTTGGAGAAGCTTGAGGGCGGAATGCAGAAGGTCAGCTTCAATAATATTCGACCTTAG